A region of the Rhizobium binae genome:
GAGACCATCGGGCCGATCTGCGTCGCCTCGTCCATCGGGTCGCCGATCAGCATCGCCTCGGTGCGCGCCTTCAGCCGCTTCAGGAACTCCGTCTTGATCCCCTTCTGCACGAAGACGCGGGTGCCGTTCGAGCAGACCTGGCCGGTCGAATAGAAATTGCCGAGCATGGCCCCGCCGACCGCCGAATCGAGATCGGCGTCATCGAAGACGATGAGCGGCGACTTGCCGCCGAGCTCCATCGTCACATGCTTGAGGTTGCCGGCCGCAGCCGCCGCCACCCGGCGCCCTGTTGGCACCGATCCGGTCAGCGACACCTTGGCGACACCGGGATGGTTGACGAGCAGCGGCCCAGTATCGCGGTCGCCCTGGATGACGTTGAAGAGCCCCTTCGGCAACCCCGCCTCGTGCAGGATCTCGGCGATCTTCAGGGCGCCGAGCGGTGTGTTTTCCGACGGCTTGAACACCATGGAATTGCCTGAGATCAGCGCCGGCGCACCTTTCCAGCAGGCGATCTGCTGCGGATAGTTCCAGGCGCCGATGCCGACACAGACGCCGAGGGGGACACGCTTGGTATAGGCAAAATCCTGGCCGAGCGGGATATGCGAACCGTTGAGGCCGGCCGGCGCGACGCCGCCGAAGAACTCGAAGGCGTCTGCGCCCGACGTCGGGTCGGCGACGATCGTCTCCTGGATCGGCTTGCCGGTATCGAGCGTTTCCAGTTCGGAAAGCTCGCGGTTGCGCTCGCGCATGATCTCGGCGGCGCGCTTCAAGATGCGGCCGCGTGCCATCGGGCTCATCGCCGCCCATTCCGGCTGGGCGCGTTTGGCCGCCGCGATCGCCTGTTCGACGATCGCAGGCGTTGCCGCATGCAGCCGGGCGATCACCTCGCCGGTGGCAGGATAAAGGCTCTCGATGACAGTGCCGTCGCTATCCTCGACATATTCGCCATCGATGAAGTGAGAGGCTTTCGGCTGGGCTTTCATGTCACTTGTCCTTGGAGCGTTCGATGTGGTCGTTTCTTTTCCCCTGGGCAGAAGGGGAGGTGGCGGCGAGCAGCGCGCTCAGATAGTCTTCCGTCAGCGCGATCGAGGCTTCGATCCCGATCGGCGCCGATTTCAGACTTTGCCTGATATAAAGCCCGTCGATCATCGCCGCAGCGCCCTCGGCGATGCGTTCTGCGGCGTCGGCCGGCAGCAGCGCCTTGAGATCGGCGAGCAGGTTGGAGCGCAGCCGGCGGGCATAGATCACCAGGAAGCGGCGCGTCTCCTCCGAACGCTGCGCTTCGGCGTAAAAGGCAAGCCAGGCGGCAATCGTGTCGGGCGCGAACTGGTCGGCATGGAAGCTGACGCGGATGACGGCCGAAAGCCGCTCGCGTGGCGTGCGCGCCTCCTTCAGCGCCGCCACCGTATCGTGGCGCAGCTGCCGAAGCAGCGAGCGGATCGTCTCGATCAGCAATTGCTCCTTGCTGCCGAAATAGTGGTGCGCAAGGGCCGGCGAGACGCCGGCCTGGCGGGCGATATCGGACATGGTGACGGCCAGCGAGCCGTGATCGCCGATCACCCGCAGCGCCGCATCGACGAGCGCTTTGCGGCGCAACGGCTCCATTCCGACCTTCGGCACGCCCACTACCTCCTGTAAACGCCGCCTATGTTATTTTTGATTGACTGATCAATCAACAAAAATCTTCGCCGAATTGATTTGGCTCACATCTTTTCCGGAAGATCTGGGGCAACATATTCAAATGATCAGGAGGTGTGCTATGACCAGCGTCTTCAATGATATGCCCGAATCCTCTCTGCGGTCGAAATGGGCATGGTTCCTCGGCCTCGGGGTCCTGCTTCTTATCTGCGGCCTCATCGCTCTCAGCAATCTGCTGATGGCGACCGTCGTTTCGGTCTTTTACGTCGGCATGCTCATGCTGGCTGGCGGCGTCATCTATCTCGTCCACGCTTTTCAGGTGCGCCGTTGGGATCAGGTGCTCTTCTGGGCTCTGAGCGGCGTGCTTTACGTGCTTGCCGGCATCTGCGCCTTCGTCAATCCCATCTTCACCTCGGCGGCCTTGACCCTGTTTCTTGCCATTGCGCTGCTGGTGGCCGGCATATTCCGTGTCTGGGTCGGGATGCGCATGCGACCGCTCAAGGGCTGGCGCTGGATCGCTGCAAGCGGCGTCATAACGGCGCTCGCCGGCTTTATCATCGCACTGGGCTGGCCGGTAAACAGCCTCTGGATCCTCGGTCTGTTCCTGGCCTTCGATCTGATCGTCCAGGGATGGACGATGATCGCCGTTGGCCTTGGATTGCGCAGTTGAAATCGAGCGAGAGCATTGCTCGTCCCTCTTGCCGGTCGTTTCCTTTTTGACAAGGTCGCGAGAGGGGATTAAACTTTAAGGATTAAGGGTCGGCCCGAACATGCGGGCCATCTTCTCGTTGATGCGCCAGCGCACCGGCGGTATTGGCGAATGCCGAAAATGGTCATGCGTCCCCCAAAGGCAGGGTTCTGCCTGAATAAAAAAAGGGAGGAAGTTCATGCCGATGGTCACCGTTTCCATCTCTCCGCAACAGGCAGCGGGCATCCGTGCCGCCGTCGACAATGGCGGTTACGCCTCGAGCAGCGAGGTCGTCCGCGAGGCGCTCCGCCTCTGGGATAGCGCGCGAAAGCTCGGCGAAATCAAGGCCGATCTCCTCGATGACGAGATCTCGGGCGGCAGATGCGTCGCCGACATGTTCGCCGATCATGAGGCGCAGCGCCGTCGCTCCGCCTGAACAACTTTGATTGTATAGGGTAATTCGAATAAACGCGGAACGCGCGGTGGTGGTTCGCGTCTTTCACAAAACTTTCACACTGGCGAAAGGGTTCATTGATCCTTCTGCCGCATGGTCCTGGCTCAAGAAGAACAAATCACAGCGGAGCTTGGCCGAGATGAAAACCGGCACATCCCTGGCTGCCCCCGTCGAGCCTGGCGTCCTGCGCCGTTATGCCAGCGATCAGATCGTCACCCTCGCCAAGCTCGTGGTCGAGAACGCCTTCCAGCCGATCGTCGAGGCCGGCACCGGCACGGTGTTCGGTTACGAGTCCCTCATGCGCGGCCAGGAGCGCATCGGCTATGATACGCCGGCTGACATTCTCGATCAGGCCCATGAGGCCGGCCAGTTGCTGCAGCTCGAACAGATGCTGGCGAGCCGCGCGCTCGCCAAGTTCGCGACGCTGTCGAACTTCTCCACCTCGACGCTGTTCCTCAATCTCGACGTCCGCCTCATCCCGCATGGCGAACGGCTGGTCGAAAACCTGCTGCAGCATCTGAGGACCGCGAATATCCCACCGTCTTCGATCTGTTTCGAATTCTCCGAGCGTTTCGACAATACCAGCGTGCCGGAATTTTCAGCCCTGGTATTGAAGCTGCGCAAGGCCGGCTTCAAGCTGGCGATCGACGATTTCGGCGTCGGGCACGGCGAAATGAAACTGCTGTGCGATCATGCGGTCGATTATCTGAAGATCGACCGCCATTTCGTTGCCGAGGTCGACCGTAGCCCGCGCAAGCGCCATCTTCTGAAGAGCATCGTCAATATCGCCCATGTGCTCGGCACCCGCGTTATTGCAGAGGGCATCGAGACCGAGGCCGAATTCATCGCCTGCCGCGAATATGGCGTCGATCTCGTCCAGGGTTGGTTCA
Encoded here:
- the betB gene encoding betaine-aldehyde dehydrogenase — protein: MKAQPKASHFIDGEYVEDSDGTVIESLYPATGEVIARLHAATPAIVEQAIAAAKRAQPEWAAMSPMARGRILKRAAEIMRERNRELSELETLDTGKPIQETIVADPTSGADAFEFFGGVAPAGLNGSHIPLGQDFAYTKRVPLGVCVGIGAWNYPQQIACWKGAPALISGNSMVFKPSENTPLGALKIAEILHEAGLPKGLFNVIQGDRDTGPLLVNHPGVAKVSLTGSVPTGRRVAAAAAGNLKHVTMELGGKSPLIVFDDADLDSAVGGAMLGNFYSTGQVCSNGTRVFVQKGIKTEFLKRLKARTEAMLIGDPMDEATQIGPMVSWAQREKVIAYIEKGKAEGATLVAGGGIPNNVSGEGYYVQPTVFADVTDDMTIAREEIFGPVMSVLDFDDEDEVIGRANASEFGLSGGVFTADLTRAHRVVDRLEAGTLWINTYNLCPVEIPFGGSKQSGFGRENSLAALEHYSELKTVYVGMGPVAAPY
- the betI gene encoding transcriptional regulator BetI — its product is MPKVGMEPLRRKALVDAALRVIGDHGSLAVTMSDIARQAGVSPALAHHYFGSKEQLLIETIRSLLRQLRHDTVAALKEARTPRERLSAVIRVSFHADQFAPDTIAAWLAFYAEAQRSEETRRFLVIYARRLRSNLLADLKALLPADAAERIAEGAAAMIDGLYIRQSLKSAPIGIEASIALTEDYLSALLAATSPSAQGKRNDHIERSKDK
- a CDS encoding HdeD family acid-resistance protein is translated as MTSVFNDMPESSLRSKWAWFLGLGVLLLICGLIALSNLLMATVVSVFYVGMLMLAGGVIYLVHAFQVRRWDQVLFWALSGVLYVLAGICAFVNPIFTSAALTLFLAIALLVAGIFRVWVGMRMRPLKGWRWIAASGVITALAGFIIALGWPVNSLWILGLFLAFDLIVQGWTMIAVGLGLRS
- a CDS encoding ribbon-helix-helix domain-containing protein, translated to MPMVTVSISPQQAAGIRAAVDNGGYASSSEVVREALRLWDSARKLGEIKADLLDDEISGGRCVADMFADHEAQRRRSA